The following coding sequences lie in one Micromonospora sp. R77 genomic window:
- a CDS encoding DUF3159 domain-containing protein — protein sequence MTTGQHRAAGPEADPQEDERLPSLTEQMADQLGGWRGLVESSIPVVVFVIANVLGELRPAVIASVVVALLIAGLRLVQRRPVRHAVNGLVGIAFGAAIAWRTGDERDFYLPGILYGIGYGLALLVSAAIRQPLVGWIWSVLVAKGRSEWRDDPRLVRTFTQLTVLWGVVWLAKVGVQAGLYLAHQDTALGVARLALGYPPYALLLLITVWTVRRVTRETAPAPLPGA from the coding sequence GTGACGACCGGACAGCACCGGGCGGCCGGGCCCGAGGCGGACCCGCAGGAGGACGAGCGGCTGCCCAGCCTCACCGAACAGATGGCCGACCAGCTCGGCGGCTGGCGGGGCCTGGTCGAGTCGAGCATCCCCGTGGTGGTCTTCGTGATCGCCAACGTCCTCGGCGAGCTGCGCCCCGCGGTGATCGCCTCGGTGGTGGTGGCGCTGCTCATCGCCGGGCTGCGGCTGGTCCAGCGCCGCCCGGTGCGGCACGCCGTCAACGGGCTGGTCGGCATCGCCTTCGGCGCGGCCATCGCCTGGCGGACCGGCGACGAGCGGGACTTCTACCTCCCCGGCATCCTCTACGGCATCGGCTACGGCCTGGCCCTGCTGGTCTCGGCCGCGATCCGGCAGCCGCTGGTGGGCTGGATCTGGTCGGTGCTGGTGGCCAAGGGCCGCTCCGAGTGGCGGGACGATCCGCGCCTGGTGCGTACCTTCACCCAGCTCACCGTGCTCTGGGGGGTGGTGTGGCTGGCCAAGGTGGGCGTGCAGGCCGGGCTTTACCTGGCCCACCAGGACACCGCGCTGGGCGTGGCCCGGCTCGCACTGGGCTACCCGCCGTACGCGCTGCTGCTGCTGATCACCGTCTGGACGGTGCGCCGGGTGACCCGGGAGACTGCGCCGGCGCCGCTGCCCGGCGCCTGA
- a CDS encoding DUF4193 domain-containing protein, which yields MATDYDAPRRDEVDLGEDSLEELKARRVDSQSGAVDVDEAEVAESFELPGADLADEELTVKVLPMQQDEFRCARCFLVHHRSQLAVERNGELICRECV from the coding sequence ATGGCCACCGACTACGACGCCCCGCGTCGCGACGAGGTCGACCTCGGCGAGGACAGCCTGGAAGAGCTCAAGGCACGGCGGGTCGACTCACAGTCGGGCGCCGTGGACGTCGACGAGGCCGAGGTGGCCGAGAGCTTCGAGCTGCCCGGCGCTGACCTGGCCGACGAGGAGCTCACGGTCAAGGTGCTACCGATGCAGCAGGACGAGTTCCGGTGCGCCCGCTGCTTCCTGGTCCACCACCGCAGCCAGCTGGCGGTCGAGCGGAACGGCGAGCTGATCTGCCGCGAGTGCGTCTGA
- a CDS encoding OB-fold nucleic acid binding domain-containing protein, giving the protein MTTDEGRVSLRRLLKRLTASEAEIEAQELRRESAQSGGTPAHDCCRGQVVSVAGRLRTVVYTPRTNLPTLEADLYDGSDVVTLVWLGRRHIAGIEPGRHLTAHGRVAVRDDRKVIYNPYYELESPK; this is encoded by the coding sequence ATGACGACCGACGAGGGCCGGGTGTCGCTGCGGCGGCTGTTGAAGCGGCTCACCGCGAGCGAGGCCGAGATCGAGGCGCAGGAGCTGCGCCGGGAGAGCGCCCAGTCCGGCGGCACCCCCGCCCACGACTGCTGCCGGGGTCAGGTGGTCTCGGTGGCCGGGCGGCTGCGCACGGTGGTCTACACGCCCCGGACCAACCTGCCGACCCTGGAGGCGGACCTCTACGACGGCAGTGACGTGGTGACGCTGGTCTGGCTGGGCCGGCGACACATCGCCGGGATCGAGCCCGGCCGGCACCTGACCGCCCACGGCCGGGTGGCCGTGCGGGACGACCGCAAGGTGATCTACAACCCGTACTACGAGCTGGAGTCGCCGAAGTGA
- a CDS encoding TrkA family potassium uptake protein yields the protein MRIAIAGAGNVGRSIAQELIDNGHQVMLIERQPRMLRPDRVPAAEWVLADACELASLEEANVAGCDVVVAATGDDKVNLVVSLLAKTEFAVPRVVARVNRAENEWLFTDQWGVDVAVSKPRVMAALVEEAVTVGDLVRLMTFRQGEANLVEITLPPTAPYVGQPIHAVPIPRDAALVAILRGKRVLVPSPDDPIEAADELIFVCTAAVEDEVRAVILGADSVERTRGTG from the coding sequence ATGCGGATCGCCATCGCCGGCGCCGGCAACGTGGGCCGGTCGATCGCCCAGGAGCTGATCGACAACGGCCACCAGGTGATGCTGATCGAGCGGCAGCCCCGGATGCTCCGCCCGGACCGGGTGCCGGCCGCCGAATGGGTGCTCGCCGACGCCTGTGAGCTGGCCAGCCTGGAGGAGGCCAACGTCGCGGGCTGCGACGTGGTGGTCGCCGCCACCGGCGACGACAAGGTCAACCTGGTGGTGTCGCTGCTGGCCAAGACCGAGTTCGCGGTGCCCCGGGTGGTGGCCCGGGTCAACCGCGCCGAGAACGAGTGGCTCTTCACCGACCAGTGGGGCGTCGACGTGGCGGTCAGCAAGCCGCGGGTGATGGCCGCCCTGGTCGAGGAGGCGGTGACCGTCGGCGACCTGGTCCGGTTGATGACCTTCCGGCAGGGCGAGGCGAACCTGGTCGAGATCACCCTGCCGCCCACCGCGCCCTACGTCGGCCAACCGATCCACGCGGTGCCGATCCCCCGGGACGCCGCCCTGGTGGCGATCCTGCGCGGCAAGCGGGTCCTGGTGCCCAGCCCGGACGACCCGATCGAGGCCGCCGACGAGCTGATCTTCGTGTGCACCGCCGCGGTGGAGGACGAGGTGCGGGCGGTGATCCTCGGCGCGGACAGCGTCGAGCGGACCCGCGGCACCGGCTGA
- a CDS encoding inositol monophosphatase family protein — protein MSRSAPGPQELLEIAIEVAREAAATAYRMRVEGVSVAATKSTATDVVTAADRAVERQVLDALGRRRPDDGVLGEEYGAGQGGPVGAGGVRWIVDPIDGTVNYLYGLPYCAVSLAAEVDGQVVAGVVRNIHTGEEWTATVGGGAWRDGVRLRCSGETDLGQALVATGFGYDAGRRGHQARVVAELIPHVRDIRRLGAAALDLCLAAEGRLDAYYEKGLAAWDLAAGGLVAAEAGLRVTGLAGRPPGPDLVIAAPPALYEPLHDRLAALDASGGP, from the coding sequence ATGAGTCGCTCGGCACCGGGGCCGCAGGAACTGCTGGAGATCGCGATCGAGGTCGCGCGGGAGGCGGCGGCCACGGCGTACCGGATGCGGGTCGAGGGGGTGTCGGTCGCCGCGACGAAGAGCACGGCGACCGACGTGGTGACCGCCGCCGACCGGGCGGTGGAGCGCCAGGTGCTCGACGCGCTGGGCCGGCGGCGACCGGACGACGGGGTCCTCGGCGAGGAGTACGGCGCGGGACAGGGCGGCCCCGTCGGGGCCGGTGGCGTGCGCTGGATCGTCGACCCGATCGACGGCACGGTCAACTACCTGTACGGCCTGCCGTACTGCGCGGTCTCCCTCGCCGCCGAGGTGGACGGGCAGGTGGTGGCCGGGGTGGTCCGCAACATCCACACCGGTGAGGAGTGGACCGCCACCGTCGGCGGCGGGGCCTGGCGGGACGGCGTCCGGCTGCGCTGCTCGGGCGAGACGGACCTGGGCCAGGCCCTGGTGGCCACCGGCTTCGGCTACGACGCCGGCCGTCGTGGTCACCAGGCCCGGGTGGTCGCCGAACTGATCCCGCACGTCCGGGACATCCGCCGGCTGGGTGCCGCCGCGCTCGACCTGTGCCTGGCCGCGGAGGGGCGGCTCGACGCCTACTACGAGAAGGGGCTGGCCGCCTGGGACCTGGCCGCGGGCGGTCTGGTGGCCGCCGAGGCCGGGCTGCGGGTGACCGGACTGGCGGGTCGACCGCCCGGGCCGGACCTGGTCATCGCCGCCCCGCCGGCGCTGTACGAGCCGCTGCACGACCGGCTCGCCGCGCTCGACGCCTCCGGCGGCCCCTGA
- a CDS encoding LytR C-terminal domain-containing protein — MRALVVVGLLAALALVFVVVAVVRDSQSAVGTAAGCPDGWPLADVRLREQKDVKINVYNATDEPGLASSVADDFRNRKFQVKKEGNERKGVAGVAVLRYGPKGAGSAHLLRAYFLDQADQAYDAKRKDDVVDVVLGDRFQQLATTTEVNQSLGDLGAPVAPEGSCPMPIDK, encoded by the coding sequence GTGCGAGCACTCGTTGTCGTCGGTCTGCTGGCGGCCCTCGCCCTGGTCTTCGTGGTCGTCGCCGTGGTCCGCGACTCGCAGAGCGCGGTGGGCACCGCCGCGGGCTGCCCCGACGGCTGGCCGCTGGCCGACGTCCGGCTCCGCGAGCAGAAGGACGTCAAGATCAACGTCTACAACGCGACCGACGAGCCGGGGCTCGCCAGCAGCGTGGCCGACGACTTCCGCAACCGGAAGTTCCAGGTCAAGAAGGAGGGCAACGAGCGCAAGGGGGTCGCCGGCGTGGCGGTGCTGCGCTACGGCCCCAAGGGCGCCGGCTCCGCCCACCTGCTGCGGGCGTACTTCCTCGACCAGGCCGACCAGGCGTACGACGCGAAGCGCAAGGACGACGTCGTGGACGTGGTGCTCGGCGACCGGTTCCAGCAGCTGGCCACCACCACCGAGGTGAACCAGTCCCTCGGCGACCTCGGCGCGCCGGTCGCGCCGGAGGGCTCCTGCCCGATGCCGATCGACAAGTAG
- a CDS encoding TrkA family potassium uptake protein codes for MHVVIMGCGRVGSTLAHSLEARGHSVAVIDQDSDAFRRLSPDFAGITVTGAGFDGEVLRQAGIERADAFAAVSSGDNSNIISARLARETFGVSRVAARIYDQRRAQVYERLGIPTVATVRWTADRMLRHLVPEGNVEIFRDPTSTVSILEVPVHKDWIGRPLRQLEESAGARVAYLIRFGIGTLPTASTVVQEGDQVFMLVTDDIVASVTSVAATPPEGGH; via the coding sequence GTGCATGTCGTGATCATGGGCTGCGGCCGGGTCGGGTCGACCCTCGCGCACAGCCTGGAGGCCCGGGGACACTCGGTGGCGGTGATCGACCAGGACTCCGACGCGTTCCGCCGCCTCAGTCCCGACTTCGCCGGCATCACCGTCACCGGGGCCGGCTTCGACGGTGAGGTGCTGCGCCAGGCCGGCATCGAGCGGGCGGACGCCTTCGCCGCGGTCTCCAGCGGCGACAACTCGAACATCATCTCGGCCCGGCTGGCCCGCGAGACGTTCGGCGTGTCCCGGGTCGCCGCCCGGATCTACGACCAGCGCCGCGCCCAGGTCTACGAACGGCTCGGCATCCCCACCGTGGCCACCGTCCGGTGGACCGCCGACCGGATGCTGCGGCACCTGGTCCCCGAGGGCAACGTGGAGATCTTCCGCGACCCGACCAGCACCGTGTCGATCCTCGAGGTGCCGGTGCACAAGGACTGGATCGGCCGGCCGCTGCGGCAGCTGGAGGAGTCGGCCGGGGCCCGGGTGGCGTACCTGATCCGGTTCGGGATCGGCACACTGCCCACCGCCTCCACGGTGGTGCAGGAGGGCGACCAGGTCTTCATGCTGGTGACCGACGACATCGTCGCCTCGGTCACGTCGGTGGCGGCGACGCCGCCGGAAGGAGGGCACTGA
- a CDS encoding DUF3093 domain-containing protein translates to MSQSPSPTPAPAPAVPRAYAERLTVPWWWWPAGLAVAGLLAAELWLGATGARAWLPFVVLLPATVVALAWLGRIRVAVADGELRVDDARLPVRYVADVVPLDAAGRREVLGVGGDPLAFVVQRPWIGGAVQVVLDDPADPTPFWVVSTRHPVELAAALGAARDAG, encoded by the coding sequence GTGAGCCAGTCGCCGTCCCCGACCCCCGCCCCGGCCCCGGCCGTCCCCCGGGCGTACGCGGAGCGGCTCACCGTGCCCTGGTGGTGGTGGCCGGCCGGGCTGGCGGTCGCCGGGCTGCTCGCGGCCGAGCTGTGGCTCGGCGCGACGGGGGCGCGGGCCTGGCTGCCCTTCGTGGTGCTGCTGCCGGCGACCGTGGTCGCCCTGGCCTGGCTGGGCCGGATCCGGGTCGCCGTCGCCGACGGCGAGCTGCGGGTGGACGACGCCCGCCTCCCGGTGCGGTACGTCGCCGACGTGGTCCCGCTGGACGCGGCCGGCCGGCGCGAGGTGCTGGGGGTCGGCGGGGATCCGCTCGCCTTCGTGGTGCAGCGGCCGTGGATCGGCGGCGCGGTCCAGGTGGTGCTCGACGACCCGGCCGACCCGACCCCGTTCTGGGTGGTCAGCACCCGGCACCCGGTCGAGCTGGCCGCCGCGCTCGGCGCGGCCCGGGACGCCGGCTGA
- a CDS encoding DUF3710 domain-containing protein codes for MIFSRKRAETGRHARDERATEVLDSPAESVPSRGPYDVSEAPGDVPRLDLGSLQIPAVPEVEVRVQADPQGVIQQVVLVHGENALQLGVFAAPRSEGIWDEVREEIRQSLFTDGAAAQEVEGEYGTELHARVRTPDGITDLRFVGIDGPRWMVRGVYQGAAATDPAAAGPLAICLDGLVVDRGQEAKPVREPLPLRLPRDMADQANPENPAPGQREA; via the coding sequence GTGATCTTCTCCCGAAAGCGGGCCGAGACCGGTCGGCACGCGCGTGACGAGCGGGCCACGGAGGTCCTCGACTCCCCGGCGGAGTCGGTGCCGTCCCGCGGTCCGTACGACGTCTCCGAGGCGCCGGGCGACGTGCCCCGGCTCGACCTGGGCAGCCTCCAGATCCCGGCGGTGCCGGAGGTCGAGGTGCGCGTCCAGGCCGACCCGCAGGGCGTGATCCAGCAGGTGGTCCTGGTGCACGGCGAGAACGCGCTCCAGCTCGGCGTCTTCGCCGCACCCCGCTCCGAGGGCATCTGGGACGAGGTGCGCGAGGAGATCCGGCAGTCGCTGTTCACCGACGGCGCCGCCGCCCAGGAGGTCGAGGGGGAGTACGGCACCGAGCTGCACGCCCGGGTGCGGACCCCCGACGGCATCACCGACCTGCGCTTCGTCGGCATCGACGGGCCGCGCTGGATGGTCCGGGGCGTCTACCAGGGCGCCGCCGCCACCGACCCGGCCGCCGCCGGGCCGCTGGCGATCTGCCTCGACGGCCTGGTGGTCGACCGGGGGCAGGAGGCGAAGCCGGTCCGTGAGCCGCTGCCGCTGCGGCTGCCCCGCGACATGGCCGACCAGGCCAACCCGGAGAACCCGGCACCCGGCCAGCGCGAGGCCTGA
- the dut gene encoding dUTP diphosphatase, translating into MTNVPVPVRRLDPELPLPAYAHPGDAGADLVAAADVELPPGGRALVPTGVAIALPEGYVGLVHPRSGLAARLGVTVLNAPGTVDAGYRGEILVNLINHDRDVPAKISRGDRIAQLVVQRVERAEFQPVTELPASRRGAGGHGSTGGHAGLVPSPGAADGRRDAPVGRESPDRADERTEEVAG; encoded by the coding sequence GTGACGAACGTACCCGTGCCCGTACGCCGGCTCGATCCGGAGCTGCCGCTGCCGGCGTACGCCCATCCCGGCGACGCCGGCGCGGACCTGGTGGCCGCCGCGGACGTCGAGCTGCCCCCGGGCGGGCGGGCCCTGGTCCCCACCGGTGTGGCGATCGCCCTCCCCGAGGGTTACGTGGGCCTGGTCCATCCCCGCTCCGGGCTGGCGGCCAGGCTCGGCGTGACGGTCCTCAACGCGCCCGGTACGGTCGACGCCGGCTACCGGGGTGAGATCCTGGTCAACCTGATCAATCATGATCGGGACGTGCCGGCGAAGATCAGCCGGGGCGACCGGATCGCGCAGCTCGTCGTCCAACGGGTGGAACGGGCCGAGTTCCAGCCGGTGACCGAGCTGCCCGCGTCCCGGCGGGGCGCCGGCGGCCACGGGTCGACCGGCGGGCACGCCGGGCTCGTCCCGTCCCCCGGCGCGGCGGACGGACGGCGGGACGCGCCGGTCGGGCGCGAATCGCCGGACCGGGCGGACGAGCGTACGGAAGAGGTGGCAGGGTGA